In Treponema pectinovorum, a single genomic region encodes these proteins:
- a CDS encoding pyridoxamine 5'-phosphate oxidase family protein — MRRKEREVTDIAEIKDVLDRCFAVHLGIVDEKRVYVVPVNFGYEEIEGKYVFYFHGAKAGRKYELLKNGANIGFESCVDEKLMTADSACGYSAFYSSVIGEGYASEILQTEEKKKALNKIMFKSTGNDDWNFPSIMLLKVAVFKIEVSSLSCKKHRQ, encoded by the coding sequence ATGAGACGAAAAGAGCGCGAAGTTACTGATATCGCTGAGATTAAGGATGTCTTGGACAGGTGTTTTGCTGTTCATCTTGGTATTGTAGATGAGAAAAGAGTTTATGTTGTTCCCGTCAATTTTGGGTATGAAGAAATTGAAGGTAAGTATGTTTTTTATTTTCATGGAGCGAAGGCGGGGCGGAAATATGAACTTTTAAAAAATGGGGCGAATATCGGTTTTGAAAGCTGTGTTGATGAAAAACTTATGACGGCAGATTCTGCCTGTGGTTATTCCGCTTTTTATTCGAGCGTTATTGGCGAAGGTTATGCGAGTGAAATTTTGCAGACTGAAGAAAAAAAGAAAGCGCTGAATAAGATTATGTTTAAGTCTACTGGCAATGACGACTGGAACTTTCCTTCTATTATGCTTTTAAAAGTTGCGGTTTTTAAAATTGAGGTTTCGTCTCTTTCGTGTAAAAAGCACAGGCAATAA
- a CDS encoding OmpP1/FadL family transporter, with translation MKKIFASAIFSAVFAGIVFAGGIDSKTNLSSGYLRNPSRNTESVRPEAALYNIAGTGFMTDGLYLEVGNQFVFKNYWHNYNGGTTPLIANGAKFEDKENVFLYPNVEAVYKHGPFGFFATFQVAGGGGSLEYKDGTAVTKPLLYSGISAKLIAAGQPAATANAIAASIANAHDLKVYSVTYGENIGASYKLNDMFAFSAAVRLLQANQRMSLSSSAAAWSTVNGSSGETGYKASGFGIGGVFGVHAKPIEGLDVALQYKTITKMKVKINSTDGNLITGLGITEGKKFDSDMPAEINAGVGYLISKPLYINTSFNYYFNKQANIGSALSTTNSDYNNTWEWGGGVDYTITKTVLASTGVMYSKQGHNDKANNPFSPVLNCVNVGLGVEVTPIDDLKITVGGMYAKYFEEEYSSLKLNKSVFMFSLGATYRFAL, from the coding sequence ATGAAAAAGATTTTTGCATCCGCAATTTTCTCTGCAGTTTTTGCAGGAATTGTTTTTGCTGGAGGTATAGACAGCAAAACAAACCTTAGTTCAGGATATTTAAGAAATCCTAGCCGCAATACAGAATCTGTAAGACCAGAAGCTGCACTTTACAACATAGCAGGAACTGGTTTTATGACAGACGGACTTTACCTCGAAGTTGGAAACCAGTTTGTATTTAAAAATTACTGGCATAATTACAACGGTGGTACAACTCCTCTTATTGCTAACGGTGCTAAATTTGAAGACAAAGAAAATGTATTTCTCTATCCAAATGTGGAAGCAGTTTACAAACACGGTCCATTCGGCTTTTTTGCAACATTCCAAGTTGCAGGCGGTGGCGGGTCCCTTGAATATAAAGACGGAACAGCAGTAACAAAACCTTTGCTTTATAGCGGAATCTCAGCAAAATTGATTGCAGCAGGTCAACCGGCAGCAACAGCAAACGCAATAGCAGCATCAATTGCAAATGCTCATGACCTTAAAGTTTACTCAGTAACTTACGGAGAAAACATTGGTGCGTCTTACAAATTAAACGACATGTTTGCTTTTTCTGCGGCAGTAAGACTTTTGCAGGCAAACCAGAGAATGTCGCTTTCTTCTTCGGCAGCAGCGTGGTCTACTGTAAACGGCTCCTCTGGAGAAACTGGCTACAAAGCTTCTGGTTTTGGAATTGGAGGAGTATTTGGAGTTCATGCAAAACCAATCGAAGGTCTAGATGTTGCTCTTCAATATAAAACAATAACAAAGATGAAAGTTAAGATTAACTCCACAGATGGAAACTTGATTACAGGTCTTGGAATTACAGAAGGTAAGAAATTCGACAGCGACATGCCAGCAGAAATCAACGCTGGCGTTGGCTATCTAATTTCAAAACCCTTGTATATCAATACTTCATTCAACTATTACTTTAATAAACAGGCAAACATTGGAAGTGCACTTTCAACTACAAATTCAGACTACAACAACACTTGGGAATGGGGCGGTGGCGTAGATTACACAATCACAAAAACAGTTCTCGCTTCTACCGGCGTTATGTACAGCAAACAGGGACACAACGACAAAGCAAACAATCCTTTCTCTCCAGTTTTAAACTGCGTAAACGTAGGCTTAGGAGTTGAAGTTACACCTATCGACGATTTAAAAATAACAGTTGGCGGAATGTACGCAAAATATTTTGAAGAAGAATATTCTTCACTCAAATTGAATAAATCTGTATTTATGTTCAGTTTGGGCGCAACATATCGTTTTGCACTGTAG
- a CDS encoding radical SAM protein, translating into MFEPTQIIFATTQECNLNCPHCFVKRSPKRLNIETASKFLDSCKNTSIYKIGFSGGEPFLYEDFLLKLIQKAVKEEFCFDQIMTNGDWWKTEEELYSKLKRIYDSGYDGKIGLSYDSFHNQDFERIKIFAKHVNSIFGEESLNVQAVADSTLKEEKSAQLEKELDILAEDFCAEVYILPQSFRGKDLRGWQSKKWFHDDFCEGPGQILFIHADGNVAPCCGFANENPALFIGNIATDSFCDIMKKSKENRMIHFCYDEGLLKSAKRFEKNGILLPDKKRTDDICTFCDFLCDLQSK; encoded by the coding sequence ATGTTTGAACCGACGCAAATCATTTTTGCAACAACGCAAGAATGCAATCTCAACTGCCCACACTGCTTTGTAAAACGCTCGCCCAAGAGATTGAATATAGAAACTGCAAGCAAATTTTTGGATTCCTGCAAAAATACTTCTATATATAAAATCGGTTTTTCTGGTGGAGAGCCATTTTTATATGAGGATTTTTTATTAAAACTCATACAAAAAGCAGTTAAAGAGGAATTTTGCTTTGACCAAATAATGACGAACGGCGACTGGTGGAAGACAGAAGAAGAACTCTATTCAAAATTAAAGCGAATATACGACTCTGGCTACGACGGAAAAATTGGTTTGAGCTACGACTCGTTTCACAATCAAGATTTTGAACGGATAAAAATTTTTGCAAAACATGTAAATTCGATTTTCGGAGAAGAATCGCTTAATGTGCAGGCGGTTGCAGATTCAACTTTGAAAGAAGAAAAATCCGCACAGCTTGAAAAAGAGCTCGATATCCTTGCAGAAGATTTTTGTGCAGAAGTTTACATTCTTCCTCAATCTTTTAGAGGAAAAGATTTGCGCGGTTGGCAGAGCAAAAAATGGTTCCACGACGACTTTTGCGAAGGACCTGGACAGATTTTATTCATTCATGCAGACGGAAACGTTGCTCCCTGCTGCGGTTTTGCAAACGAAAACCCAGCCCTTTTTATAGGAAACATAGCAACGGACAGTTTTTGTGACATAATGAAAAAATCAAAAGAAAATAGAATGATTCACTTTTGTTATGACGAAGGTTTATTAAAGTCTGCAAAACGATTCGAAAAAAACGGAATTCTCTTGCCAGACAAAAAACGCACCGACGACATCTGCACCTTTTGCGATTTTTTGTGCGATTTACAATCAAAATAA